From a region of the Constantimarinum furrinae genome:
- the lpxD gene encoding UDP-3-O-(3-hydroxymyristoyl)glucosamine N-acyltransferase, which yields MKFTANQIAGILNGEVDGDADVEVSKLAKIEEGSQGSLTFLANPKYTHFIYTTEASITIVDKDFIAENNISTTLIRVENAYKAFSQLLEYYNQVKMNKTGIEQPVFVSDTASYGDNLYMGAFSYLGDNVKIGDNVKIYPNVYIGDNVTIGDNVIVFAGAKIYSESSIGNNCVIHSGVIVGADGFGFTPNEKGEYTKVPQTGNVIIEDFVDVGAGTTIDRATLGSTVIKRGVKLDNQIQIAHNVEIGENTVIAAQTGIAGSTKIGKNCMIGGQVGIVGHIVIGDNVRIQAQSGIGRNVKDNETLQGSPALNYGDYNKSYVHFKNLPRIIERFNTFEKNQKNE from the coding sequence ATGAAATTTACAGCAAACCAGATAGCAGGAATTTTAAACGGTGAGGTGGATGGTGATGCAGACGTTGAAGTTTCGAAATTAGCAAAAATTGAAGAGGGTTCTCAAGGCAGCCTAACATTCCTGGCAAACCCCAAGTATACTCATTTTATATACACTACTGAAGCCTCTATTACTATTGTAGATAAGGATTTTATTGCCGAAAATAATATTTCTACCACACTAATTCGGGTTGAAAATGCTTATAAAGCCTTTTCGCAATTGCTGGAATATTACAATCAGGTGAAAATGAACAAAACAGGAATAGAACAACCTGTTTTTGTTTCTGATACGGCTTCCTATGGCGATAACCTATATATGGGTGCCTTTTCATATTTGGGCGACAATGTTAAAATAGGCGACAATGTAAAGATCTATCCCAATGTATATATAGGAGATAATGTGACTATTGGAGATAATGTTATTGTTTTTGCGGGTGCTAAGATATATTCTGAGTCTTCAATTGGAAACAATTGCGTTATTCACAGCGGTGTAATAGTAGGAGCAGACGGATTCGGATTTACGCCAAATGAAAAAGGAGAATATACCAAGGTGCCTCAAACAGGCAATGTGATCATAGAAGACTTTGTAGACGTGGGTGCCGGAACAACGATCGATAGAGCCACATTAGGCTCAACGGTAATAAAAAGAGGAGTGAAGCTTGACAATCAGATCCAGATCGCTCACAACGTCGAGATTGGCGAAAACACCGTGATCGCCGCTCAAACAGGAATTGCCGGTTCTACCAAAATAGGGAAGAACTGTATGATAGGAGGTCAGGTTGGTATTGTAGGTCATATAGTGATAGGCGATAATGTACGGATTCAGGCACAAAGTGGAATAGGTAGGAATGTGAAGGATAACGAGACGTTGCAGGGATCTCCGGCATTAAATTATGGTGATTATAACAAGAGCTATGTTCACTTCAAGAATTTACCCAGAATAATAGAACGATTTAATACTTTTGAAAAAAACCAAAAGAATGAGTAA
- a CDS encoding bifunctional UDP-3-O-[3-hydroxymyristoyl] N-acetylglucosamine deacetylase/3-hydroxyacyl-ACP dehydratase gives MSNCMEKQRTIGKEVSLTGVGLHTGKQVTITFKPAPENSGYAFVRVDLEGSPVIEADANYVINTQRGTNLEKLGVKIQTSEHVLAALVGMEVDNCIIELNASEPPIMDGSSKFFVEAIAKAGIVEQEADREEYIVKEVISYVDEESGSEITVLPADEYQVTTMVDFGTKVLGTQNASLKHISDFKDEIADARTFSFLHEIEMLLEHGLIKGGDLNNAIVYVDKELSPKTMEKLRVAFGKDQISVKPNGILDNLTLHYPNEAARHKLLDVVGDLALVGTRIRGKVIANKPGHHVNTQFAKKLSKIIKLESRNKIPTFDITQTPVKDVNQIMEMLPHRPPFLLVDKILELSDTHVVGLKNVTMNEPFFVGHFPGAPVMPGVLIVEAMAQTGGILALSTVPDPENYLTFFMKINNVKFKQQVNPGDTLIFNLELITPIRRGIVHMKGNAYANNKLVTEAELMAQIVKTKNN, from the coding sequence ATGAGTAATTGTATGGAAAAACAGCGAACTATAGGTAAGGAAGTTTCCTTGACCGGGGTTGGATTGCATACAGGAAAACAGGTTACTATAACCTTTAAACCTGCTCCAGAAAACAGCGGATATGCCTTTGTGCGGGTAGATCTTGAAGGGAGTCCGGTTATTGAAGCCGACGCGAATTACGTAATAAATACACAGCGTGGCACAAACCTGGAAAAACTTGGAGTTAAAATTCAGACTTCAGAGCATGTATTGGCCGCCCTGGTTGGAATGGAAGTAGACAATTGCATCATTGAATTAAATGCTTCAGAACCGCCCATTATGGACGGCTCTTCTAAATTTTTTGTTGAAGCGATCGCCAAAGCAGGAATCGTAGAGCAAGAAGCAGACCGTGAAGAATATATTGTTAAGGAAGTGATTTCCTATGTCGATGAGGAATCGGGGAGTGAGATCACGGTATTGCCTGCAGACGAATACCAGGTGACTACTATGGTTGATTTTGGCACTAAAGTGTTAGGAACTCAAAATGCTTCCTTAAAGCATATATCCGATTTTAAAGATGAAATTGCCGATGCCAGAACTTTCAGCTTTCTACATGAAATTGAAATGTTACTCGAACACGGCTTAATCAAAGGTGGAGATCTTAATAATGCCATTGTTTATGTAGACAAAGAATTGTCTCCAAAAACCATGGAAAAGCTTAGAGTGGCCTTCGGAAAAGATCAGATTTCAGTAAAACCGAATGGAATACTCGACAATCTGACACTTCATTATCCAAATGAGGCAGCCCGTCACAAATTACTGGATGTTGTTGGAGACCTGGCCCTGGTTGGGACAAGAATACGTGGTAAAGTGATCGCTAATAAGCCCGGCCACCATGTAAACACACAGTTTGCTAAAAAACTCTCCAAGATTATAAAACTGGAAAGCCGGAATAAGATCCCTACATTCGATATTACTCAAACCCCTGTAAAGGATGTTAATCAGATTATGGAAATGTTGCCGCACAGGCCTCCGTTCTTACTGGTTGATAAGATCCTTGAGCTGTCAGATACCCATGTAGTTGGCTTAAAAAACGTAACAATGAACGAGCCCTTCTTTGTGGGTCATTTCCCGGGTGCTCCCGTAATGCCCGGTGTTCTTATAGTTGAAGCCATGGCGCAAACCGGAGGGATACTGGCTTTAAGCACGGTTCCCGATCCCGAGAATTATCTAACCTTTTTTATGAAGATCAACAACGTAAAATTCAAGCAACAGGTAAATCCGGGAGATACCCTTATTTTTAATCTGGAATTGATTACTCCTATACGCCGCGGAATAGTGCATATGAAAGGTAATGCTTATGCAAATAATAAGTTGGTGACAGAAGCCGAGTTAATGGCACAAATTGTTAAAACAAAAAATAATTAA
- the lpxA gene encoding acyl-ACP--UDP-N-acetylglucosamine O-acyltransferase has protein sequence MNQPLAYVHPGAKIAKNVVIEPFTTIHNNVVIGEGTWIGSNVTIMEGARIGKNCNIFPGAVISAIPQDLKFKDEDTTAEIGDGTTIREYVTINRGTVDRGKTVIGKNCWIMAYCHIAHDCIVGDNCIFSNNSTLAGHITVGDYVVLAGMTAVHQFCMIGNHAFVTGGSLVRKDVPPFVKAAREPLSYVGINSIGLRRRGFSPDKIREIQNIYRILYQRNYNNTQASEIIEAEMEATPERDEILQFIKNSKRGIMKGYFSSN, from the coding sequence ATGAATCAACCTTTAGCATATGTCCATCCGGGCGCGAAAATCGCTAAAAATGTGGTGATCGAACCATTTACAACCATCCACAACAATGTCGTAATTGGTGAGGGCACCTGGATTGGTTCTAATGTTACGATCATGGAGGGAGCCCGAATAGGAAAGAACTGTAACATTTTTCCCGGAGCTGTGATCTCTGCGATTCCTCAGGATCTTAAATTCAAGGATGAAGACACCACGGCCGAAATCGGAGATGGTACCACAATAAGAGAGTATGTAACGATTAACCGTGGAACGGTAGATCGCGGCAAAACTGTGATTGGTAAGAATTGCTGGATCATGGCGTATTGTCATATAGCTCATGATTGTATCGTGGGCGATAACTGTATCTTTTCCAATAACAGTACACTAGCCGGGCATATTACTGTAGGGGATTATGTGGTTTTGGCGGGAATGACAGCAGTACATCAGTTTTGTATGATTGGAAATCACGCTTTTGTGACAGGAGGGTCTTTAGTGAGAAAGGATGTGCCGCCTTTTGTTAAGGCCGCTCGCGAACCCTTATCCTACGTAGGCATAAATTCTATTGGCTTGCGCCGAAGAGGTTTTAGCCCGGATAAGATCAGGGAAATTCAGAATATTTACCGTATACTGTACCAAAGAAACTACAACAATACTCAGGCTTCAGAAATTATTGAAGCCGAAATGGAAGCAACTCCGGAGCGCGATGAGATCCTTCAGTTTATAAAAAATTCCAAACGAGGAATAATGAAAGGATATTTCAGCTCTAATTAA
- the efp gene encoding elongation factor P has product MANTSDIRKGLCIRYNHDIYKIIEFLHVKPGKGPAFVRTKLKSVTTGKVIDNTFSAGHKIDDVRVETHKFQFLYNEGDFYHFMNTEDYTQIRLAKDALDTPELMKEGEIVTVIINSEDNAPLSVEMPPHVILEVTATEPGVKGNTATNATKPATVETGASVNVPLFINEGDKIRIDTEKGQYQERIKE; this is encoded by the coding sequence ATGGCTAATACGTCAGATATACGAAAAGGATTGTGCATACGCTACAACCACGACATTTATAAGATCATCGAATTCCTTCATGTAAAGCCGGGAAAGGGCCCTGCCTTTGTAAGAACAAAACTCAAAAGTGTTACCACGGGTAAAGTGATCGACAATACTTTTTCTGCCGGACATAAGATCGATGATGTTCGCGTTGAAACCCATAAATTTCAGTTTTTATACAACGAAGGCGACTTCTATCATTTCATGAACACCGAAGATTATACACAGATACGACTGGCTAAGGATGCATTGGATACTCCCGAGTTAATGAAAGAAGGTGAGATCGTAACTGTGATCATCAATTCGGAAGATAATGCACCTTTATCGGTTGAAATGCCCCCACATGTAATTCTGGAAGTGACGGCAACCGAACCGGGTGTAAAAGGGAATACAGCAACAAACGCTACGAAACCTGCAACCGTAGAAACCGGAGCTTCTGTGAACGTACCCTTATTTATTAATGAAGGTGACAAGATCAGGATCGATACTGAAAAGGGTCAGTATCAGGAACGAATTAAAGAATAA
- a CDS encoding UDP-3-O-(3-hydroxymyristoyl)glucosamine N-acyltransferase, giving the protein MKFPIPLTLQDIATIIDCDFVGNADFPVLGMNEIHVVQPGDIVFVDHPKYYDKALQSQATVILINKVVDCPPGKALLISEDPFKDFNTLTRHFRPFTPSETAISHTAVIGEGTVIQPNAFVGNNVRIGENCVIHANVCIYDNAVIGNNVTIHSGTVLGADAFYYKNRPEKFDKLLSGGNVVIQDNVDIGALCTIDNGVSASTVIGEGTKLDNQVHVGHDTVIGSRCLIASQVGIAGCVLIEDFVTIWGQVGITSGITIGEKAVISAQSGVSKSLPGHKSYFGTPADEFRKKYKELASIRLIPDIIEKLDKLQ; this is encoded by the coding sequence ATGAAATTTCCAATCCCATTAACTTTACAGGACATTGCCACTATCATAGACTGCGATTTTGTTGGTAATGCAGACTTCCCTGTATTGGGGATGAATGAAATTCATGTGGTTCAGCCGGGGGATATCGTCTTTGTCGATCACCCCAAATATTATGACAAGGCATTACAATCTCAGGCAACGGTGATCCTAATTAATAAAGTTGTGGACTGCCCGCCAGGAAAAGCACTGTTAATTTCTGAAGATCCTTTTAAGGACTTTAATACCTTAACACGACATTTCAGGCCTTTTACGCCTTCGGAGACGGCAATATCGCATACTGCTGTAATTGGTGAGGGCACCGTGATACAACCCAACGCATTTGTTGGAAATAATGTTAGGATTGGAGAGAATTGTGTTATTCATGCTAATGTATGCATTTACGACAATGCGGTAATCGGTAACAATGTGACTATCCATTCCGGAACGGTTTTAGGAGCCGATGCGTTTTATTATAAGAATCGTCCTGAAAAATTTGACAAATTATTGAGTGGAGGAAACGTGGTTATTCAGGATAATGTTGATATTGGAGCGCTGTGTACCATAGACAACGGTGTAAGTGCGTCTACAGTTATCGGCGAGGGTACAAAGTTGGATAATCAGGTGCATGTAGGGCATGATACTGTTATTGGAAGCCGATGTCTTATAGCTTCGCAAGTTGGTATTGCCGGTTGTGTCCTTATTGAGGACTTTGTTACGATCTGGGGGCAGGTGGGAATTACAAGTGGAATTACTATAGGCGAAAAGGCCGTTATATCTGCTCAAAGTGGTGTAAGTAAATCACTGCCCGGTCACAAGTCTTATTTTGGGACTCCGGCAGATGAATTCAGAAAAAAATACAAGGAGTTGGCTTCTATTCGTTTAATTCCCGATATAATTGAAAAACTTGATAAATTACAATGA
- a CDS encoding nuclear transport factor 2 family protein — translation MSTSAKQVVREFYRSNILKDESVLNKYIHPELVLIWNSSNGLTIMNYDDIVAFFNEIRRTYADLRIEVSHLLEDSGHVTIRYKYYIRTIENPDEELGIAHFIAIWEIKDGKLYRGHQVSQPVTDRDDTSESYHRVKV, via the coding sequence ATGAGTACTTCAGCAAAACAGGTAGTTAGAGAATTTTACAGATCGAATATTTTAAAGGATGAATCGGTCTTAAATAAATACATTCATCCCGAACTGGTACTTATATGGAATAGTTCTAACGGACTAACCATTATGAATTACGACGACATCGTCGCATTTTTTAATGAGATACGTCGTACGTACGCCGATTTGCGAATTGAAGTAAGTCATCTTTTGGAAGACAGTGGTCACGTAACAATACGATATAAATATTATATCAGGACGATCGAAAACCCCGATGAAGAGTTAGGAATTGCTCATTTTATCGCCATATGGGAAATTAAAGACGGAAAATTATATCGCGGGCATCAAGTAAGTCAGCCGGTCACAGACCGAGATGATACCTCTGAATCCTATCATAGGGTAAAAGTTTAG
- the sucD gene encoding succinate--CoA ligase subunit alpha, translating to MSVLVNKNSKIIVQGFTGSEGTFHAEQMIEYGTNVVGGVTPGKGGQKHLDKPVFNTVEEAVKETGADTTIIFVPPAFAADAIMEAADAGIKVIITITEGIPVADMIKAASYIKDRDCRLVGPNCPGVITPEEAKVGIMPGFVFKKGKVGIVSKSGTLTYEAADQVVKQGLGITTAIGIGGDPIIGTTTKEAVEMLINDEETEAVVMIGEIGGQLEADAAKWYKNSGSKKPVVGFIAGETAPAGRTMGHAGAIVGGSDDTAQAKKKIMRECGIHVVDSPAEIGKKVAEVLN from the coding sequence ATGAGTGTTTTAGTAAATAAGAATTCAAAAATTATTGTCCAGGGATTTACAGGTAGTGAAGGTACGTTTCACGCCGAACAAATGATCGAATACGGAACCAATGTAGTAGGAGGGGTCACCCCGGGAAAAGGAGGACAGAAGCATTTGGATAAACCTGTTTTTAATACTGTGGAAGAAGCTGTAAAAGAAACCGGTGCCGATACTACCATAATTTTCGTTCCTCCTGCATTTGCAGCCGATGCCATTATGGAAGCAGCCGATGCCGGAATTAAAGTGATCATAACCATTACTGAAGGAATACCTGTAGCAGATATGATCAAAGCTGCTAGCTATATCAAAGACAGAGATTGCCGCCTTGTTGGACCTAATTGTCCGGGGGTGATAACACCGGAAGAGGCGAAGGTTGGGATCATGCCGGGATTTGTATTTAAAAAAGGGAAAGTTGGTATCGTTTCCAAGTCGGGAACACTCACCTATGAAGCAGCAGATCAGGTTGTAAAGCAGGGATTGGGAATAACTACAGCCATTGGTATTGGTGGAGATCCAATTATTGGGACTACTACAAAAGAAGCGGTTGAAATGCTTATCAATGATGAGGAGACCGAAGCGGTTGTGATGATCGGTGAAATTGGAGGTCAACTGGAAGCCGATGCAGCAAAATGGTATAAGAACAGTGGCAGCAAAAAACCTGTTGTCGGATTTATAGCCGGAGAAACTGCGCCAGCAGGACGTACTATGGGTCATGCCGGAGCGATTGTTGGAGGAAGTGATGATACGGCTCAGGCTAAAAAGAAGATCATGAGAGAATGTGGAATTCATGTAGTGGATTCACCGGCCGAAATAGGCAAGAAAGTGGCCGAAGTTTTAAATTAA